The Lepus europaeus isolate LE1 chromosome 6, mLepTim1.pri, whole genome shotgun sequence genome includes a window with the following:
- the PUDP gene encoding pseudouridine-5'-phosphatase, with product MNSLLLDTERLHSVVFEEKSGHYSKKQSRQIKSLVLGSEKLIPHLQKSSILFEVDISSGTVSFEMKRNRHKEFFSLTDDSILGGDPKAKIGKPDPDFFLSCTKMFALPHPMEKCLVLDYAPHGVEATIAAGMQVGMILDGNLSQDLTRKAILVLSSL from the exons ATGAACAGCCTCCTCCTGGATACAGAAAGGCTACATTCAGTTGTATTTGAAGAAAAATCTGGCCATTATAGCAAGAAACAAAGTAGGCAGATAAAGTCACTGGTGTTGGGGAG TGAAAAACTGATTCCCCACCTGCAAAAGTCTAGCATTCTCTTTGAGGTTGACATAAGCTCGGGGACAGTGTCCTTTGAGATGAAGAGAAACAGACACAAGGAATTTTTCAGTCTAACTGATGACAGCATCCTGGGAGGTGACCCCAAGGCAAAGATTGGCAAGCCAGAccctgacttcttcctttcctgtaCCAAGATGTTTGCTCTTCCTCATCCCATGGAAAAATGTCTTGTATTAGATTATGCTCCCCACGGGGTGGAGGCAACCATAGCAGCTGGGATGCAGGTTGGCATGATTCTTGATGGAAACTTGAGCCAAGACCTGACAAGAAAGGCAATCTTGGTGCTGAGCTCCTTATAA